A region of Epinephelus fuscoguttatus linkage group LG1, E.fuscoguttatus.final_Chr_v1 DNA encodes the following proteins:
- the stau1 gene encoding double-stranded RNA-binding protein Staufen homolog 1 isoform X4, translating to MSQLQFQCPASPMPAASAPMQLGQPQPGYSIPCASGTLPSESASQPIRSSALPAGSATPYSTTTVSNMANPKEKTPMCLVNELARFNKIQPEYKLLCEQGPAHSKIFSVRLTLGDQHWEAEGTSIKKAQHSAAASALAETTLPKPTVRTPRNTADGMTHTMELNALCMKLGKKPMYKPIDPYPAMRPPNFNYNVRAPGPYQRSMQQYYYPFPPVGPMIYHMELSIGGQQFIGKGRTRQLAKHDAAAKALKVLHKEPILQQLPVMNGEPEEEENLNKSEISQVFEIALKRNLPVNFEVLKEEGPPHMKSFVVRVTVGEFTGEGEGKSKKIAKKLAAAAVLGELKRLPHIPSVEKTLPRIKKKTKSIIKLQTSPEYGQGMNPISRLAQIQQAKKEKEPEYSMVTERGLPRRREFVMQVTVCGQTAEGMGPSKKVAKRNAAEKMLELLGYKVPQPQPPKPALKTDEKTPVKKPGDGRKVTFFEPGSVEEVALSSKEEDFRLPYLSHQQLPAGILPMVPEVAQAVGACQVTQAKDYSRAVPNPGKATITAMIANELLYAGTSMTAETILKNKNNLNQLPHGPLTRPSEQLSFLAAVQGLQVEYKDFPKNNKNEFVSLINCSSQQPLISHGIGKDVESCHDMAALNILKLLSELDQQPNERTGNGPVSRCGKQEIEGDLHLKQANSSTLAQTLDGTV from the exons ATGTCCCAGCTCCAGTTTCAGTGTCCGGCTAGTCCCATGCCTGCTGCCTCAGCTCCAATGCAGCTGGGGCAGCCACAGCCTGGCTACAGCATCCCCTGTGCGTCAGGCACCCTACCCTCGGAGAGCGCCAGCCAGCCCATCAGGAGCTCTGCGCTCCCTGCGGGCTCAGCCACTCCCTACAGTACCACCACag tatCTAACATGGCAAACCCTAAAGAGAAGACCCCCATGTGTTTGGTGAATGAGTTAGCCCGTTTCAACAAGATTCAACCTGAGTAtaagctgctgtgtgagcaaGGACCAGCTCACTCAAAG ATTTTCTCGGTAAGGCTCACACTGGGAGATCAGCACTGGGAGGCAGAGGGGACCAGCATCAAGAAAGCCCAGCATTCCGCTGCTGCATCTGCCCTAGCTGAGACGACACTTCCCAAGCCCACCGTGAGGACGCCCCGCAACACAG CAGATGGCATGACACATACCATGGAGTTAAATGCACTTTGTATGAAGCTTGGTAAAAAGCCCATGTATAAACCCATCGACCCCTACCCGGCGATGAGACCACCAAACTTCAATTACAATGTCCGGGCTCCAGGACCTTACCAGCGCTCTATGCAACA gtACTATTACCCATTTCCTCCAGTGGGACCAATGATATACCACATGGAGCTTTCCATCGGAGGCCAGCAGTTTATTGGGAAGGGACGCACACGGCAGTTGGCCAAACATGACGCTGCTGCCAAGGCCCTGAAAGTGCTGCACAAGGAGCCAATATTGCAGCAGCTGCCAGTG ATGAACGGAGAGCCCGAGGAGGAAGAGAACCTCAACAAATCAGAAATCAGTCAAGTGTTTGAAATTGCACTTAAACGCAACTTACCTGTCAACTTTGAG GTTTTAAAGGAAGAAGGCCCTCCCCACATGAAGAGTTTTGTAGTGCGTGTTACAGTCGGGGAATTCACTGGAGAGGGCGAAGGAAAAAGTAAAAAGATTGCCAAGAagctggcagcagcagcggtgctGGGGGAGTTGAAAAGGCTACCCCATATACCCAGTGTGGAAAAGACGCTGCCACGcatcaaaaagaaaaccaaatcCATCATCAAA CTGCAGACCAGCCCAGAGTATGGCCAGGGAATGAATCCCATTAGCCGCCTGGCTCAGATCCAGCAGGCCAAGAAGGAGAAGGAGCCGGAGTACAGCATGGTGACGGAGAGAGGTCTACCTCGCCGTAGGGAGTTTGTCATGCAG GTGACAGTGTGCGGCCAGACTGCAGAGGGAATGGGACCTAGTAAGAAGGTGGCCAAGAGGAACGCAGCAGAGAAAATGCTGGAGCTCTTGGGATATAAAGTGCCTCAGCCTCAGCCCCCTAAACCGGCACTTAAAACTGATGAAAAG ACTCCAGTGAAAAAACCTGGTGATGGGCGCAAAGTGACCTTCTTTGAACCTGGCTCTGTAGAGGAGGTGGCATTGA GTTCCAAGGAGGAGGACTTCCGCCTGCCTTACTTGAGCCACCAGCAGCTGCCTGCAGGTATCCTGCCCATGGTCCCTGAGGTGGCTCAGGCAGTCGGGGCCTGCCAAGTGACCCAGGCCAAGGACTACAGTCGAGCTGTACCCAACCCAGGCAAGGCCACAATCACTGCCATGATTGCCAACGAGCTGCTTTACGCAGGGACATCAATGACTGCTGAGACTATCCTaaagaacaaaaataatttgaacCAGCTGCCCCACGGACCCCTCACTAGGCCCTCGGAACAGCTCAGCTTTCTTGCGGCAGTGCAGGGTCTGCAG GTGGAATACAAAGACTTTCCCAAAAACAATAAGAATGAGTTTGTATCACTGATTAATTGCTCCTCCCAGCAACCGCTCATCAGTCATGGGATTGGGAAAGATGTAGAATCCTGTCATGATAtg GCTGCATTGAATATATTGAAGTTACTCTCGGAGTTGGACCAGCAGCCAAATGAAAGGACAGGAAATGGACCAGTTTCTCG GTGCGGCAAGCAGGAAATCGAAGGTGACTTGCACCTCAAACAGGCTAACTCAAGCACATTGGCACAGACCCTGGATGGCACTGTTTAG
- the stau1 gene encoding double-stranded RNA-binding protein Staufen homolog 1 isoform X5, translating to MSQLQFQCPASPMPAASAPMQLGQPQPGYSIPCASGTLPSESASQPIRSSALPAGSATPYSTTTVSNMANPKEKTPMCLVNELARFNKIQPEYKLLCEQGPAHSKIFSVRLTLGDQHWEAEGTSIKKAQHSAAASALAETTLPKPTVRTPRNTDGMTHTMELNALCMKLGKKPMYKPIDPYPAMRPPNFNYNVRAPGPYQRSMQQYYYPFPPVGPMIYHMELSIGGQQFIGKGRTRQLAKHDAAAKALKVLHKEPILQQLPVMNGEPEEEENLNKSEISQVFEIALKRNLPVNFEVLKEEGPPHMKSFVVRVTVGEFTGEGEGKSKKIAKKLAAAAVLGELKRLPHIPSVEKTLPRIKKKTKSIIKLQTSPEYGQGMNPISRLAQIQQAKKEKEPEYSMVTERGLPRRREFVMQVTVCGQTAEGMGPSKKVAKRNAAEKMLELLGYKVPQPQPPKPALKTDEKTPVKKPGDGRKVTFFEPGSVEEVALSSKEEDFRLPYLSHQQLPAGILPMVPEVAQAVGACQVTQAKDYSRAVPNPGKATITAMIANELLYAGTSMTAETILKNKNNLNQLPHGPLTRPSEQLSFLAAVQGLQVEYKDFPKNNKNEFVSLINCSSQQPLISHGIGKDVESCHDMAALNILKLLSELDQQPNERTGNGPVSRCGKQEIEGDLHLKQANSSTLAQTLDGTV from the exons ATGTCCCAGCTCCAGTTTCAGTGTCCGGCTAGTCCCATGCCTGCTGCCTCAGCTCCAATGCAGCTGGGGCAGCCACAGCCTGGCTACAGCATCCCCTGTGCGTCAGGCACCCTACCCTCGGAGAGCGCCAGCCAGCCCATCAGGAGCTCTGCGCTCCCTGCGGGCTCAGCCACTCCCTACAGTACCACCACag tatCTAACATGGCAAACCCTAAAGAGAAGACCCCCATGTGTTTGGTGAATGAGTTAGCCCGTTTCAACAAGATTCAACCTGAGTAtaagctgctgtgtgagcaaGGACCAGCTCACTCAAAG ATTTTCTCGGTAAGGCTCACACTGGGAGATCAGCACTGGGAGGCAGAGGGGACCAGCATCAAGAAAGCCCAGCATTCCGCTGCTGCATCTGCCCTAGCTGAGACGACACTTCCCAAGCCCACCGTGAGGACGCCCCGCAACACAG ATGGCATGACACATACCATGGAGTTAAATGCACTTTGTATGAAGCTTGGTAAAAAGCCCATGTATAAACCCATCGACCCCTACCCGGCGATGAGACCACCAAACTTCAATTACAATGTCCGGGCTCCAGGACCTTACCAGCGCTCTATGCAACA gtACTATTACCCATTTCCTCCAGTGGGACCAATGATATACCACATGGAGCTTTCCATCGGAGGCCAGCAGTTTATTGGGAAGGGACGCACACGGCAGTTGGCCAAACATGACGCTGCTGCCAAGGCCCTGAAAGTGCTGCACAAGGAGCCAATATTGCAGCAGCTGCCAGTG ATGAACGGAGAGCCCGAGGAGGAAGAGAACCTCAACAAATCAGAAATCAGTCAAGTGTTTGAAATTGCACTTAAACGCAACTTACCTGTCAACTTTGAG GTTTTAAAGGAAGAAGGCCCTCCCCACATGAAGAGTTTTGTAGTGCGTGTTACAGTCGGGGAATTCACTGGAGAGGGCGAAGGAAAAAGTAAAAAGATTGCCAAGAagctggcagcagcagcggtgctGGGGGAGTTGAAAAGGCTACCCCATATACCCAGTGTGGAAAAGACGCTGCCACGcatcaaaaagaaaaccaaatcCATCATCAAA CTGCAGACCAGCCCAGAGTATGGCCAGGGAATGAATCCCATTAGCCGCCTGGCTCAGATCCAGCAGGCCAAGAAGGAGAAGGAGCCGGAGTACAGCATGGTGACGGAGAGAGGTCTACCTCGCCGTAGGGAGTTTGTCATGCAG GTGACAGTGTGCGGCCAGACTGCAGAGGGAATGGGACCTAGTAAGAAGGTGGCCAAGAGGAACGCAGCAGAGAAAATGCTGGAGCTCTTGGGATATAAAGTGCCTCAGCCTCAGCCCCCTAAACCGGCACTTAAAACTGATGAAAAG ACTCCAGTGAAAAAACCTGGTGATGGGCGCAAAGTGACCTTCTTTGAACCTGGCTCTGTAGAGGAGGTGGCATTGA GTTCCAAGGAGGAGGACTTCCGCCTGCCTTACTTGAGCCACCAGCAGCTGCCTGCAGGTATCCTGCCCATGGTCCCTGAGGTGGCTCAGGCAGTCGGGGCCTGCCAAGTGACCCAGGCCAAGGACTACAGTCGAGCTGTACCCAACCCAGGCAAGGCCACAATCACTGCCATGATTGCCAACGAGCTGCTTTACGCAGGGACATCAATGACTGCTGAGACTATCCTaaagaacaaaaataatttgaacCAGCTGCCCCACGGACCCCTCACTAGGCCCTCGGAACAGCTCAGCTTTCTTGCGGCAGTGCAGGGTCTGCAG GTGGAATACAAAGACTTTCCCAAAAACAATAAGAATGAGTTTGTATCACTGATTAATTGCTCCTCCCAGCAACCGCTCATCAGTCATGGGATTGGGAAAGATGTAGAATCCTGTCATGATAtg GCTGCATTGAATATATTGAAGTTACTCTCGGAGTTGGACCAGCAGCCAAATGAAAGGACAGGAAATGGACCAGTTTCTCG GTGCGGCAAGCAGGAAATCGAAGGTGACTTGCACCTCAAACAGGCTAACTCAAGCACATTGGCACAGACCCTGGATGGCACTGTTTAG
- the stau1 gene encoding double-stranded RNA-binding protein Staufen homolog 1 isoform X1 translates to MSQLQFQCPASPMPAASAPMQLGQPQPGYSIPCASGTLPSESASQPIRSSALPAGSATPYSTTTVSNMANPKEKTPMCLVNELARFNKIQPEYKLLCEQGPAHSKVFKVIFTNYTVACFLTQVHASKASCVCQIFSVRLTLGDQHWEAEGTSIKKAQHSAAASALAETTLPKPTVRTPRNTGKNPDGMTHTMELNALCMKLGKKPMYKPIDPYPAMRPPNFNYNVRAPGPYQRSMQQYYYPFPPVGPMIYHMELSIGGQQFIGKGRTRQLAKHDAAAKALKVLHKEPILQQLPVMNGEPEEEENLNKSEISQVFEIALKRNLPVNFEVLKEEGPPHMKSFVVRVTVGEFTGEGEGKSKKIAKKLAAAAVLGELKRLPHIPSVEKTLPRIKKKTKSIIKLQTSPEYGQGMNPISRLAQIQQAKKEKEPEYSMVTERGLPRRREFVMQVTVCGQTAEGMGPSKKVAKRNAAEKMLELLGYKVPQPQPPKPALKTDEKTPVKKPGDGRKVTFFEPGSVEEVALSSKEEDFRLPYLSHQQLPAGILPMVPEVAQAVGACQVTQAKDYSRAVPNPGKATITAMIANELLYAGTSMTAETILKNKNNLNQLPHGPLTRPSEQLSFLAAVQGLQVEYKDFPKNNKNEFVSLINCSSQQPLISHGIGKDVESCHDMAALNILKLLSELDQQPNERTGNGPVSRCGKQEIEGDLHLKQANSSTLAQTLDGTV, encoded by the exons ATGTCCCAGCTCCAGTTTCAGTGTCCGGCTAGTCCCATGCCTGCTGCCTCAGCTCCAATGCAGCTGGGGCAGCCACAGCCTGGCTACAGCATCCCCTGTGCGTCAGGCACCCTACCCTCGGAGAGCGCCAGCCAGCCCATCAGGAGCTCTGCGCTCCCTGCGGGCTCAGCCACTCCCTACAGTACCACCACag tatCTAACATGGCAAACCCTAAAGAGAAGACCCCCATGTGTTTGGTGAATGAGTTAGCCCGTTTCAACAAGATTCAACCTGAGTAtaagctgctgtgtgagcaaGGACCAGCTCACTCAAAGGTATTTAAAGTAATTTTTACAAACTATACTGTTGCCTGTTTTTTGACACAAGTTCATGCTAGTAAGGCCTCCTGCGTTTGTCAGATTTTCTCGGTAAGGCTCACACTGGGAGATCAGCACTGGGAGGCAGAGGGGACCAGCATCAAGAAAGCCCAGCATTCCGCTGCTGCATCTGCCCTAGCTGAGACGACACTTCCCAAGCCCACCGTGAGGACGCCCCGCAACACAGGCAAGAACCCAG ATGGCATGACACATACCATGGAGTTAAATGCACTTTGTATGAAGCTTGGTAAAAAGCCCATGTATAAACCCATCGACCCCTACCCGGCGATGAGACCACCAAACTTCAATTACAATGTCCGGGCTCCAGGACCTTACCAGCGCTCTATGCAACA gtACTATTACCCATTTCCTCCAGTGGGACCAATGATATACCACATGGAGCTTTCCATCGGAGGCCAGCAGTTTATTGGGAAGGGACGCACACGGCAGTTGGCCAAACATGACGCTGCTGCCAAGGCCCTGAAAGTGCTGCACAAGGAGCCAATATTGCAGCAGCTGCCAGTG ATGAACGGAGAGCCCGAGGAGGAAGAGAACCTCAACAAATCAGAAATCAGTCAAGTGTTTGAAATTGCACTTAAACGCAACTTACCTGTCAACTTTGAG GTTTTAAAGGAAGAAGGCCCTCCCCACATGAAGAGTTTTGTAGTGCGTGTTACAGTCGGGGAATTCACTGGAGAGGGCGAAGGAAAAAGTAAAAAGATTGCCAAGAagctggcagcagcagcggtgctGGGGGAGTTGAAAAGGCTACCCCATATACCCAGTGTGGAAAAGACGCTGCCACGcatcaaaaagaaaaccaaatcCATCATCAAA CTGCAGACCAGCCCAGAGTATGGCCAGGGAATGAATCCCATTAGCCGCCTGGCTCAGATCCAGCAGGCCAAGAAGGAGAAGGAGCCGGAGTACAGCATGGTGACGGAGAGAGGTCTACCTCGCCGTAGGGAGTTTGTCATGCAG GTGACAGTGTGCGGCCAGACTGCAGAGGGAATGGGACCTAGTAAGAAGGTGGCCAAGAGGAACGCAGCAGAGAAAATGCTGGAGCTCTTGGGATATAAAGTGCCTCAGCCTCAGCCCCCTAAACCGGCACTTAAAACTGATGAAAAG ACTCCAGTGAAAAAACCTGGTGATGGGCGCAAAGTGACCTTCTTTGAACCTGGCTCTGTAGAGGAGGTGGCATTGA GTTCCAAGGAGGAGGACTTCCGCCTGCCTTACTTGAGCCACCAGCAGCTGCCTGCAGGTATCCTGCCCATGGTCCCTGAGGTGGCTCAGGCAGTCGGGGCCTGCCAAGTGACCCAGGCCAAGGACTACAGTCGAGCTGTACCCAACCCAGGCAAGGCCACAATCACTGCCATGATTGCCAACGAGCTGCTTTACGCAGGGACATCAATGACTGCTGAGACTATCCTaaagaacaaaaataatttgaacCAGCTGCCCCACGGACCCCTCACTAGGCCCTCGGAACAGCTCAGCTTTCTTGCGGCAGTGCAGGGTCTGCAG GTGGAATACAAAGACTTTCCCAAAAACAATAAGAATGAGTTTGTATCACTGATTAATTGCTCCTCCCAGCAACCGCTCATCAGTCATGGGATTGGGAAAGATGTAGAATCCTGTCATGATAtg GCTGCATTGAATATATTGAAGTTACTCTCGGAGTTGGACCAGCAGCCAAATGAAAGGACAGGAAATGGACCAGTTTCTCG GTGCGGCAAGCAGGAAATCGAAGGTGACTTGCACCTCAAACAGGCTAACTCAAGCACATTGGCACAGACCCTGGATGGCACTGTTTAG
- the stau1 gene encoding double-stranded RNA-binding protein Staufen homolog 1 isoform X3 → MSQLQFQCPASPMPAASAPMQLGQPQPGYSIPCASGTLPSESASQPIRSSALPAGSATPYSTTTVSNMANPKEKTPMCLVNELARFNKIQPEYKLLCEQGPAHSKIFSVRLTLGDQHWEAEGTSIKKAQHSAAASALAETTLPKPTVRTPRNTGKNPDGMTHTMELNALCMKLGKKPMYKPIDPYPAMRPPNFNYNVRAPGPYQRSMQQYYYPFPPVGPMIYHMELSIGGQQFIGKGRTRQLAKHDAAAKALKVLHKEPILQQLPVMNGEPEEEENLNKSEISQVFEIALKRNLPVNFEVLKEEGPPHMKSFVVRVTVGEFTGEGEGKSKKIAKKLAAAAVLGELKRLPHIPSVEKTLPRIKKKTKSIIKLQTSPEYGQGMNPISRLAQIQQAKKEKEPEYSMVTERGLPRRREFVMQVTVCGQTAEGMGPSKKVAKRNAAEKMLELLGYKVPQPQPPKPALKTDEKTPVKKPGDGRKVTFFEPGSVEEVALSSKEEDFRLPYLSHQQLPAGILPMVPEVAQAVGACQVTQAKDYSRAVPNPGKATITAMIANELLYAGTSMTAETILKNKNNLNQLPHGPLTRPSEQLSFLAAVQGLQVEYKDFPKNNKNEFVSLINCSSQQPLISHGIGKDVESCHDMAALNILKLLSELDQQPNERTGNGPVSRCGKQEIEGDLHLKQANSSTLAQTLDGTV, encoded by the exons ATGTCCCAGCTCCAGTTTCAGTGTCCGGCTAGTCCCATGCCTGCTGCCTCAGCTCCAATGCAGCTGGGGCAGCCACAGCCTGGCTACAGCATCCCCTGTGCGTCAGGCACCCTACCCTCGGAGAGCGCCAGCCAGCCCATCAGGAGCTCTGCGCTCCCTGCGGGCTCAGCCACTCCCTACAGTACCACCACag tatCTAACATGGCAAACCCTAAAGAGAAGACCCCCATGTGTTTGGTGAATGAGTTAGCCCGTTTCAACAAGATTCAACCTGAGTAtaagctgctgtgtgagcaaGGACCAGCTCACTCAAAG ATTTTCTCGGTAAGGCTCACACTGGGAGATCAGCACTGGGAGGCAGAGGGGACCAGCATCAAGAAAGCCCAGCATTCCGCTGCTGCATCTGCCCTAGCTGAGACGACACTTCCCAAGCCCACCGTGAGGACGCCCCGCAACACAGGCAAGAACCCAG ATGGCATGACACATACCATGGAGTTAAATGCACTTTGTATGAAGCTTGGTAAAAAGCCCATGTATAAACCCATCGACCCCTACCCGGCGATGAGACCACCAAACTTCAATTACAATGTCCGGGCTCCAGGACCTTACCAGCGCTCTATGCAACA gtACTATTACCCATTTCCTCCAGTGGGACCAATGATATACCACATGGAGCTTTCCATCGGAGGCCAGCAGTTTATTGGGAAGGGACGCACACGGCAGTTGGCCAAACATGACGCTGCTGCCAAGGCCCTGAAAGTGCTGCACAAGGAGCCAATATTGCAGCAGCTGCCAGTG ATGAACGGAGAGCCCGAGGAGGAAGAGAACCTCAACAAATCAGAAATCAGTCAAGTGTTTGAAATTGCACTTAAACGCAACTTACCTGTCAACTTTGAG GTTTTAAAGGAAGAAGGCCCTCCCCACATGAAGAGTTTTGTAGTGCGTGTTACAGTCGGGGAATTCACTGGAGAGGGCGAAGGAAAAAGTAAAAAGATTGCCAAGAagctggcagcagcagcggtgctGGGGGAGTTGAAAAGGCTACCCCATATACCCAGTGTGGAAAAGACGCTGCCACGcatcaaaaagaaaaccaaatcCATCATCAAA CTGCAGACCAGCCCAGAGTATGGCCAGGGAATGAATCCCATTAGCCGCCTGGCTCAGATCCAGCAGGCCAAGAAGGAGAAGGAGCCGGAGTACAGCATGGTGACGGAGAGAGGTCTACCTCGCCGTAGGGAGTTTGTCATGCAG GTGACAGTGTGCGGCCAGACTGCAGAGGGAATGGGACCTAGTAAGAAGGTGGCCAAGAGGAACGCAGCAGAGAAAATGCTGGAGCTCTTGGGATATAAAGTGCCTCAGCCTCAGCCCCCTAAACCGGCACTTAAAACTGATGAAAAG ACTCCAGTGAAAAAACCTGGTGATGGGCGCAAAGTGACCTTCTTTGAACCTGGCTCTGTAGAGGAGGTGGCATTGA GTTCCAAGGAGGAGGACTTCCGCCTGCCTTACTTGAGCCACCAGCAGCTGCCTGCAGGTATCCTGCCCATGGTCCCTGAGGTGGCTCAGGCAGTCGGGGCCTGCCAAGTGACCCAGGCCAAGGACTACAGTCGAGCTGTACCCAACCCAGGCAAGGCCACAATCACTGCCATGATTGCCAACGAGCTGCTTTACGCAGGGACATCAATGACTGCTGAGACTATCCTaaagaacaaaaataatttgaacCAGCTGCCCCACGGACCCCTCACTAGGCCCTCGGAACAGCTCAGCTTTCTTGCGGCAGTGCAGGGTCTGCAG GTGGAATACAAAGACTTTCCCAAAAACAATAAGAATGAGTTTGTATCACTGATTAATTGCTCCTCCCAGCAACCGCTCATCAGTCATGGGATTGGGAAAGATGTAGAATCCTGTCATGATAtg GCTGCATTGAATATATTGAAGTTACTCTCGGAGTTGGACCAGCAGCCAAATGAAAGGACAGGAAATGGACCAGTTTCTCG GTGCGGCAAGCAGGAAATCGAAGGTGACTTGCACCTCAAACAGGCTAACTCAAGCACATTGGCACAGACCCTGGATGGCACTGTTTAG
- the stau1 gene encoding double-stranded RNA-binding protein Staufen homolog 1 isoform X2, with product MSQLQFQCPASPMPAASAPMQLGQPQPGYSIPCASGTLPSESASQPIRSSALPAGSATPYSTTTVSNMANPKEKTPMCLVNELARFNKIQPEYKLLCEQGPAHSKIFSVRLTLGDQHWEAEGTSIKKAQHSAAASALAETTLPKPTVRTPRNTGKNPADGMTHTMELNALCMKLGKKPMYKPIDPYPAMRPPNFNYNVRAPGPYQRSMQQYYYPFPPVGPMIYHMELSIGGQQFIGKGRTRQLAKHDAAAKALKVLHKEPILQQLPVMNGEPEEEENLNKSEISQVFEIALKRNLPVNFEVLKEEGPPHMKSFVVRVTVGEFTGEGEGKSKKIAKKLAAAAVLGELKRLPHIPSVEKTLPRIKKKTKSIIKLQTSPEYGQGMNPISRLAQIQQAKKEKEPEYSMVTERGLPRRREFVMQVTVCGQTAEGMGPSKKVAKRNAAEKMLELLGYKVPQPQPPKPALKTDEKTPVKKPGDGRKVTFFEPGSVEEVALSSKEEDFRLPYLSHQQLPAGILPMVPEVAQAVGACQVTQAKDYSRAVPNPGKATITAMIANELLYAGTSMTAETILKNKNNLNQLPHGPLTRPSEQLSFLAAVQGLQVEYKDFPKNNKNEFVSLINCSSQQPLISHGIGKDVESCHDMAALNILKLLSELDQQPNERTGNGPVSRCGKQEIEGDLHLKQANSSTLAQTLDGTV from the exons ATGTCCCAGCTCCAGTTTCAGTGTCCGGCTAGTCCCATGCCTGCTGCCTCAGCTCCAATGCAGCTGGGGCAGCCACAGCCTGGCTACAGCATCCCCTGTGCGTCAGGCACCCTACCCTCGGAGAGCGCCAGCCAGCCCATCAGGAGCTCTGCGCTCCCTGCGGGCTCAGCCACTCCCTACAGTACCACCACag tatCTAACATGGCAAACCCTAAAGAGAAGACCCCCATGTGTTTGGTGAATGAGTTAGCCCGTTTCAACAAGATTCAACCTGAGTAtaagctgctgtgtgagcaaGGACCAGCTCACTCAAAG ATTTTCTCGGTAAGGCTCACACTGGGAGATCAGCACTGGGAGGCAGAGGGGACCAGCATCAAGAAAGCCCAGCATTCCGCTGCTGCATCTGCCCTAGCTGAGACGACACTTCCCAAGCCCACCGTGAGGACGCCCCGCAACACAGGCAAGAACCCAG CAGATGGCATGACACATACCATGGAGTTAAATGCACTTTGTATGAAGCTTGGTAAAAAGCCCATGTATAAACCCATCGACCCCTACCCGGCGATGAGACCACCAAACTTCAATTACAATGTCCGGGCTCCAGGACCTTACCAGCGCTCTATGCAACA gtACTATTACCCATTTCCTCCAGTGGGACCAATGATATACCACATGGAGCTTTCCATCGGAGGCCAGCAGTTTATTGGGAAGGGACGCACACGGCAGTTGGCCAAACATGACGCTGCTGCCAAGGCCCTGAAAGTGCTGCACAAGGAGCCAATATTGCAGCAGCTGCCAGTG ATGAACGGAGAGCCCGAGGAGGAAGAGAACCTCAACAAATCAGAAATCAGTCAAGTGTTTGAAATTGCACTTAAACGCAACTTACCTGTCAACTTTGAG GTTTTAAAGGAAGAAGGCCCTCCCCACATGAAGAGTTTTGTAGTGCGTGTTACAGTCGGGGAATTCACTGGAGAGGGCGAAGGAAAAAGTAAAAAGATTGCCAAGAagctggcagcagcagcggtgctGGGGGAGTTGAAAAGGCTACCCCATATACCCAGTGTGGAAAAGACGCTGCCACGcatcaaaaagaaaaccaaatcCATCATCAAA CTGCAGACCAGCCCAGAGTATGGCCAGGGAATGAATCCCATTAGCCGCCTGGCTCAGATCCAGCAGGCCAAGAAGGAGAAGGAGCCGGAGTACAGCATGGTGACGGAGAGAGGTCTACCTCGCCGTAGGGAGTTTGTCATGCAG GTGACAGTGTGCGGCCAGACTGCAGAGGGAATGGGACCTAGTAAGAAGGTGGCCAAGAGGAACGCAGCAGAGAAAATGCTGGAGCTCTTGGGATATAAAGTGCCTCAGCCTCAGCCCCCTAAACCGGCACTTAAAACTGATGAAAAG ACTCCAGTGAAAAAACCTGGTGATGGGCGCAAAGTGACCTTCTTTGAACCTGGCTCTGTAGAGGAGGTGGCATTGA GTTCCAAGGAGGAGGACTTCCGCCTGCCTTACTTGAGCCACCAGCAGCTGCCTGCAGGTATCCTGCCCATGGTCCCTGAGGTGGCTCAGGCAGTCGGGGCCTGCCAAGTGACCCAGGCCAAGGACTACAGTCGAGCTGTACCCAACCCAGGCAAGGCCACAATCACTGCCATGATTGCCAACGAGCTGCTTTACGCAGGGACATCAATGACTGCTGAGACTATCCTaaagaacaaaaataatttgaacCAGCTGCCCCACGGACCCCTCACTAGGCCCTCGGAACAGCTCAGCTTTCTTGCGGCAGTGCAGGGTCTGCAG GTGGAATACAAAGACTTTCCCAAAAACAATAAGAATGAGTTTGTATCACTGATTAATTGCTCCTCCCAGCAACCGCTCATCAGTCATGGGATTGGGAAAGATGTAGAATCCTGTCATGATAtg GCTGCATTGAATATATTGAAGTTACTCTCGGAGTTGGACCAGCAGCCAAATGAAAGGACAGGAAATGGACCAGTTTCTCG GTGCGGCAAGCAGGAAATCGAAGGTGACTTGCACCTCAAACAGGCTAACTCAAGCACATTGGCACAGACCCTGGATGGCACTGTTTAG